In Nitrososphaera sp., the following are encoded in one genomic region:
- a CDS encoding site-specific DNA-methyltransferase, whose product MDKTAKRADVSSAAQCPPEIKGKNLLFHCDNLDCMNYLLEAGLENSIGLVYIDPPFLSGERYYRRIKNDMVAAFDDILTRDKYLEMLQPRLHAIRRLMSPSGSLFIHLDWHAVHYVKVLLDSVFGPANFRNEIIVKRGRRKNLQYQFSSIDRMHSGFDSLLWYSKSRQAKFALPLGPANSEAKWMGFWSNVNRPTMRYEIFGYRPERGQWKWAEERAKKAIENYNLYRSSYGHLALEQYWEKTGKVLEFIRKRSTSKYPEYWIPPRKFRLLDNIWLDIEAYNYSTGYATEKHAELLERIISQFSRPQDIVADFFCGSGTALYVAEKLGRTWIGCDSSTEAISVTQRRIPSAEAQLKSFRNSPPRASNIN is encoded by the coding sequence TTGGACAAGACTGCAAAACGCGCTGACGTTTCCAGCGCCGCGCAATGCCCGCCTGAAATCAAAGGCAAGAACTTGCTGTTTCATTGCGATAATCTGGATTGCATGAACTATCTCCTTGAGGCTGGTCTTGAGAATTCGATAGGGCTCGTCTACATCGATCCTCCTTTTCTCTCCGGCGAGCGCTATTACCGCAGAATAAAGAACGACATGGTGGCCGCTTTTGACGACATACTGACTCGGGACAAATACTTGGAGATGTTGCAGCCGAGGCTTCATGCCATCCGGCGCCTGATGTCGCCCTCCGGGTCGCTGTTTATCCACCTCGACTGGCACGCAGTGCACTATGTCAAGGTACTTTTGGATTCGGTATTTGGCCCTGCAAACTTTAGAAATGAGATAATCGTAAAACGCGGCCGACGCAAGAATCTGCAGTACCAGTTCAGTTCAATCGACAGGATGCACAGCGGTTTTGACTCGCTACTCTGGTATTCTAAGTCAAGGCAGGCCAAGTTCGCGCTCCCGCTCGGACCCGCGAATTCCGAGGCAAAGTGGATGGGCTTCTGGAGCAATGTCAACAGGCCGACGATGCGATATGAGATATTCGGCTACCGCCCAGAGAGGGGGCAATGGAAATGGGCAGAGGAGAGGGCCAAAAAGGCAATAGAAAACTACAATCTATACAGGTCCTCATACGGCCACCTTGCGCTGGAACAGTACTGGGAAAAGACTGGCAAGGTCCTCGAATTTATCCGAAAGAGAAGCACGTCAAAATACCCCGAGTACTGGATCCCGCCAAGAAAGTTCAGGCTGCTTGATAATATCTGGCTTGATATTGAGGCTTACAATTACTCGACAGGCTATGCTACAGAGAAGCACGCCGAGCTGTTGGAGCGGATCATATCCCAGTTCTCAAGGCCGCAGGACATCGTAGCCGATTTCTTCTGTGGTTCCGGGACTGCTCTTTATGTCGCGGAAAAGCTCGGCAGGACTTGGATAGGCTGCGATTCTTCCACAGAGGCCATTTCCGTCACGCAAAGGAGAATCCCGAGCGCCGAGGCGCAGTTGAAAAGCTTCCGAAATTCTCCTCCGCGGGCAAGCAACATAAATTAA
- a CDS encoding DegT/DnrJ/EryC1/StrS family aminotransferase — MIPINRPWIGEEEKKEVASVLDENALTTAARDGGKRVRDVESLMQKYLNVKHVLAVNSGTAALQAALMAIGIKEGDEVLLPSFTFVATANAVVAAGGKPVFVDIKKSDYTMDPADLKAKITKKSKAAIPVHLYGHPADMDEISEIARSSSLAVIEDACQSLGSTYKKKQTGTLGLMGCFSMYASKVLTAGEGGAVATDSDEMADNIKMIRNHGMVEGYDTRVLGLNLRLPELSAAVAKVQMQKLEKMLEMRRRNAQMLSKLLMPSAKGKGFAIPEESADKRYNWYLYTVACIAEGSRERSKSAMISDGIGATVYYDPPVHKTPFYMRLAPGTRLPATEWCASHVVSLPVHPGVKEAEIDRIASSFLASLK; from the coding sequence ATGATTCCTATCAACAGGCCCTGGATTGGAGAGGAGGAAAAAAAAGAGGTCGCAAGCGTTCTTGACGAAAACGCTCTGACCACCGCTGCACGGGATGGCGGCAAGCGCGTCCGCGACGTCGAGTCCCTCATGCAGAAGTATTTGAATGTGAAGCATGTTCTTGCGGTCAACTCTGGCACGGCAGCGCTTCAAGCAGCGCTTATGGCGATAGGCATCAAGGAAGGCGACGAGGTGCTCCTTCCATCGTTTACATTCGTGGCTACCGCCAACGCCGTCGTGGCGGCGGGGGGCAAGCCGGTTTTCGTCGACATCAAGAAGAGCGATTATACCATGGACCCGGCCGATCTGAAGGCAAAGATTACGAAAAAGTCCAAGGCCGCGATTCCGGTGCACCTTTACGGTCACCCTGCAGACATGGACGAAATCTCTGAGATTGCGCGCAGCAGCTCTCTCGCGGTTATTGAAGACGCCTGCCAGTCTCTTGGCTCAACATACAAGAAAAAGCAGACCGGCACGCTTGGCCTGATGGGCTGCTTTAGCATGTACGCGAGCAAGGTGCTTACCGCGGGGGAAGGTGGGGCGGTTGCCACCGACAGCGATGAAATGGCAGACAATATCAAGATGATAAGAAACCACGGGATGGTCGAGGGGTACGACACTCGTGTGCTGGGACTGAACCTGAGGCTGCCGGAACTCTCGGCCGCAGTCGCCAAGGTCCAGATGCAAAAGCTTGAAAAGATGCTTGAAATGAGGAGGCGCAACGCGCAGATGCTCTCAAAGCTGCTGATGCCCTCTGCAAAGGGCAAGGGTTTTGCAATCCCCGAGGAGAGTGCTGACAAGAGATACAACTGGTATCTCTATACAGTAGCATGCATAGCGGAAGGCTCTCGGGAGAGGTCAAAGAGCGCCATGATTTCAGACGGCATCGGCGCGACAGTGTATTATGACCCCCCCGTCCACAAGACGCCTTTTTACATGAGGCTGGCACCGGGCACAAGGCTTCCCGCAACAGAATGGTGCGCAAGCCACGTCGTCTCGCTTCCGGTACATCCAGGTGTCAAAGAAGCCGAGATAGACCGGATCGCCTCCAGCTTTTTGGCGAGTCTTAAGTAG
- a CDS encoding translation initiation factor IF-2 subunit beta codes for MSSNTGTEAPHAQTVQEYEPMLKRLQGKLGGTAKKATSRLEIPVPQIIWVGKNTIFRNFMDFPKALRRDPEKILLYLNKELASAGYIAGERVIFLGRKTPSSFQALLDRYIKEYVQCPVCGSPDTRTEKNKTLGFLICEACGAKSSIKGNYA; via the coding sequence GTGAGTTCTAACACCGGCACTGAGGCTCCGCACGCTCAAACGGTTCAGGAGTACGAGCCAATGCTCAAGCGCCTGCAGGGCAAGCTTGGCGGAACTGCCAAAAAGGCGACATCCAGGCTTGAGATCCCAGTTCCCCAGATCATCTGGGTCGGCAAGAATACTATTTTTCGAAACTTTATGGATTTTCCAAAGGCCCTCAGAAGGGATCCGGAAAAGATCCTGCTCTACCTTAACAAGGAACTGGCATCCGCCGGCTACATCGCCGGTGAGAGGGTGATATTCCTTGGCCGCAAAACGCCTTCCTCATTCCAGGCGCTCCTTGATCGCTACATAAAGGAATACGTGCAGTGCCCCGTTTGCGGAAGCCCTGATACCCGCACCGAGAAGAACAAAACGCTCGGCTTTCTTATCTGCGAGGCATGCGGCGCCAAGTCATCAATCAAAGGCAACTACGCCTGA
- a CDS encoding CAP domain-containing protein: MRTAGYAAIAAAFVFTSFIGLVFLYPGIVNNVASKVLGAKDLPVSVLQQVGPAPKSVPQSELVQDALAQINLDRHKYGLGPVRLSSNEAAQVHAEDVFSTKQISHWMTDGEKPYMTYTRYNGTGNVHQNVAITGFTLAEYSHCVSLQSICETIDPVNTIIDLEYKMMYDDESCCANGHRENILDPHHTDVSIGIVYDRYYLVFVENFEDNYGLTTSVNDGTVNVRGHLTSGTLSQLQITFDELPTPAVYEANKNKLSYSSGTTVAVVARPLGFGYFYEQPHGYKIVEADRWDVDNATGTVDISFSLAKAVSKDGVYTVSAVLNDGKSAFDATSYSIFVKTVSSVAAAPTQKQSSS; this comes from the coding sequence ATGCGGACCGCGGGTTACGCGGCCATCGCTGCGGCTTTTGTATTCACCTCATTTATAGGACTTGTCTTCCTCTACCCTGGAATCGTAAACAACGTAGCGTCAAAGGTGCTGGGCGCAAAGGACCTGCCGGTCAGCGTGCTCCAGCAGGTCGGACCGGCTCCAAAATCAGTACCTCAGTCTGAACTTGTCCAGGACGCGCTTGCCCAGATAAACCTGGACAGGCACAAGTACGGACTTGGACCCGTAAGGCTCAGCTCGAACGAGGCAGCCCAGGTCCACGCGGAGGATGTATTTTCGACAAAGCAAATCTCTCACTGGATGACTGACGGCGAGAAGCCGTACATGACCTATACAAGGTACAACGGCACAGGCAATGTCCATCAGAACGTCGCAATAACCGGCTTTACTCTGGCCGAGTACTCGCATTGCGTCTCTCTGCAATCAATATGCGAGACAATCGACCCGGTCAACACGATAATTGACCTGGAGTACAAGATGATGTACGACGATGAGTCATGCTGTGCCAACGGCCACAGGGAAAACATCCTCGATCCCCACCACACTGATGTCAGCATTGGCATAGTCTATGACAGGTACTACCTTGTTTTCGTTGAGAACTTTGAGGACAATTACGGGCTGACGACCTCGGTAAATGATGGCACTGTCAACGTCAGGGGCCACCTGACCTCCGGAACCCTGAGTCAGCTCCAGATAACTTTTGACGAACTGCCCACTCCTGCAGTGTACGAGGCGAACAAGAACAAGCTCTCTTACTCTTCCGGCACCACGGTTGCAGTCGTGGCAAGGCCACTTGGGTTTGGCTACTTTTACGAGCAGCCGCATGGCTACAAGATAGTCGAGGCCGACAGATGGGATGTCGACAATGCAACTGGAACCGTGGACATTTCCTTTTCGCTAGCCAAGGCAGTATCCAAGGACGGCGTTTACACCGTGTCAGCAGTGCTAAACGACGGTAAGTCGGCGTTCGACGCAACCTCGTACTCGATTTTCGTAAAAACCGTCAGTTCAGTAGCCGCTGCCCCGACCCAAAAACAGTCAAGCTCATGA